A single window of Flavobacterium sp. 140616W15 DNA harbors:
- a CDS encoding VWA domain-containing protein: MDKITFLNPEFFWLFLLIPIAIAWLFWKRNQQSATLKMSSLQGFKSSESLLAKLKPFLGVFRILALSSLIIALARPRTVDVSNKTKTTKGIDIVMSIDVSGSMLARDLKPDRMQALKKLAAEFVNERPNDRIGIVLYASEAYTKIPVTSDKAIILEAIKSIKYDNVLVDGTGIGMGLATAVNRLKDSKAKSKVIILMTDGVNNAGFIEPDTAADIAKQYGIKVYTIGIGTNGMAEFPYAIAPNGQFLFRMMKVEIDEQMMKTIANKTGGKYFRATSNEKLASIYNEINKLETTEIEELKFYDYDEKFRPFVILAGLLLLLEVGLRNTVYRSFI, from the coding sequence ATGGATAAAATAACTTTTTTAAACCCTGAGTTTTTCTGGTTGTTTCTTTTGATTCCCATTGCAATTGCTTGGTTATTCTGGAAAAGAAATCAGCAATCAGCAACATTAAAAATGAGTTCATTACAAGGTTTTAAATCTTCAGAATCATTATTAGCGAAACTAAAGCCTTTCTTGGGTGTATTTCGAATTTTGGCATTAAGCTCATTAATAATTGCACTTGCAAGACCAAGAACTGTAGATGTAAGCAACAAAACGAAAACTACAAAAGGGATAGATATTGTAATGTCAATAGACGTTTCTGGAAGTATGCTTGCAAGAGATTTAAAACCAGATCGTATGCAAGCCCTTAAAAAGTTAGCAGCTGAATTTGTGAACGAAAGACCAAACGACAGAATTGGAATCGTTTTATATGCATCTGAAGCGTATACCAAAATACCTGTAACAAGCGATAAAGCAATTATCCTTGAAGCTATTAAAAGCATAAAATACGATAATGTTTTAGTTGACGGAACTGGAATAGGGATGGGATTAGCAACTGCCGTAAACAGACTTAAAGACAGCAAAGCCAAAAGTAAGGTAATTATATTAATGACCGATGGTGTTAATAATGCCGGATTTATAGAACCTGATACTGCAGCAGATATAGCGAAACAATACGGGATTAAAGTATATACAATTGGAATTGGAACTAACGGAATGGCCGAATTTCCATATGCAATTGCTCCAAATGGTCAGTTTTTATTCAGAATGATGAAAGTAGAAATTGATGAGCAAATGATGAAAACTATTGCAAACAAAACAGGAGGGAAATATTTTAGAGCTACAAGTAATGAGAAACTTGCCTCTATTTATAATGAAATTAATAAGCTGGAAACAACCGAAATCGAAGAACTAAAATTTTATGATTACGATGAAAAATTCCGCCCTTTTGTAATATTAGCGGGTTTATTGCTATTATTGGAAGTTGGATTACGAAATACTGTTTACAGAAGCTTTATATAA
- a CDS encoding ATP-binding protein, translating to MINKRLLIKNLLAHNDESSFYDKKRQLNLHSREGKAKFLKHICALSNSNPTNNSYIVVGVEDQDNEIVGDDFFDDSRIQNLVNAFLENPPKIQYENVPFPNLPKDKVIGLVTIKPKSKISYFKKGIHTIIANSVFIRRGSNSVPVEGREVEKNYQNTETVIGIENNSRNSIEYTLDGVIDFMNFRHKDMSPKYKVFKELFVICWAGVPNKSRDKTFLSRVDIELINEQIKLFYSAQDVVTITYDEDSFTILEYVPLGLNDKTSYYPLEKQTIHFFDNGYYKIDREILFQPPEFNRKMLFHIYNSNIALLAKLQKGLVLSNREMIDLENLPSTFMICYLNGFEDAKQKLIDAKLLLKPFTQVYLSFKEALRILRKMKYDVQ from the coding sequence ATGATCAATAAACGTCTTTTAATAAAAAATCTACTCGCACATAATGATGAGAGTAGTTTTTATGATAAAAAAAGGCAATTAAATTTGCATTCTCGTGAAGGGAAGGCAAAGTTTTTAAAACATATTTGTGCGTTATCTAATTCTAATCCAACTAATAATTCTTATATAGTTGTAGGGGTTGAGGATCAGGACAATGAGATTGTAGGTGATGATTTTTTTGACGATAGTCGAATTCAGAATCTGGTCAATGCTTTTCTTGAAAATCCACCAAAAATTCAATATGAAAATGTGCCTTTTCCTAATCTTCCAAAAGATAAAGTGATAGGATTGGTTACAATTAAACCCAAAAGTAAAATATCATATTTCAAAAAAGGAATTCACACTATTATTGCCAATAGTGTTTTTATTAGGCGAGGAAGTAATTCGGTTCCAGTTGAAGGAAGAGAAGTTGAGAAAAATTATCAGAATACCGAAACAGTAATCGGGATCGAAAATAATTCACGTAATAGTATAGAATATACACTAGATGGTGTAATTGATTTTATGAATTTTAGACATAAGGATATGTCGCCAAAGTATAAAGTTTTTAAGGAGTTATTTGTGATTTGTTGGGCAGGAGTTCCGAATAAGTCTCGTGACAAAACATTTTTATCTCGGGTTGATATTGAACTAATAAATGAGCAAATTAAGTTGTTTTATTCGGCTCAGGATGTGGTTACGATTACTTATGATGAAGATAGTTTTACTATTTTGGAATATGTCCCACTAGGACTAAATGACAAAACAAGTTATTATCCGTTAGAAAAGCAAACAATTCATTTTTTTGATAATGGTTACTATAAAATTGATAGAGAAATACTTTTTCAACCACCAGAATTTAATAGAAAAATGCTATTTCATATATACAATTCCAATATTGCTTTACTGGCTAAATTACAAAAAGGACTTGTTTTATCTAATCGGGAAATGATAGATTTAGAGAACTTGCCCTCTACTTTTATGATCTGCTATCTTAATGGTTTTGAAGATGCTAAGCAAAAATTAATTGATGCTAAGCTTCTTTTAAAACCGTTTACTCAAGTTTATTTGTCCTTTAAGGAAGCTTTACGAATTTTACGAAAGATGAAATATGATGTTCAATAA
- a CDS encoding DUF58 domain-containing protein, which produces MDTKDLLKKVRKIEIKTKRLSNHIFSGEYHSSFKGRGMTFSEVRQYQYGDDIRAIDWNVTARYNEAHVKVFEEERELTMVLMVDISGSENFGSKSQFKKDIVTEIAATMAFSATQNNDKIGLILFSDIIELYIPPKKGRSHVLRIIRELIEFEPKSNKTDVAQALKFLSGTQKKKAIVFVISDFMSDDYEHTLKIASKKHDITGIRVYDIREEKIPNIGMVSMLDAETGKTQLINTGSKTIRANYEKHYHSKVNYFKETFSKSGAGVVNTRVDESYVTKLLGYFKSR; this is translated from the coding sequence ATGGATACAAAAGACCTCTTAAAAAAAGTACGTAAAATAGAAATAAAAACCAAAAGATTGAGTAATCATATCTTTTCGGGAGAATACCATTCTTCATTCAAAGGACGAGGAATGACTTTTAGCGAAGTGCGTCAATATCAATATGGTGATGACATTCGTGCTATTGATTGGAATGTAACAGCACGTTATAATGAGGCCCATGTAAAGGTTTTTGAAGAAGAACGCGAACTTACCATGGTGCTTATGGTGGACATTTCGGGTTCTGAAAATTTCGGTTCAAAAAGTCAATTTAAGAAAGATATCGTAACCGAAATTGCCGCAACAATGGCTTTCTCAGCAACACAGAATAATGACAAAATAGGATTGATTTTATTTTCGGATATAATCGAATTATATATTCCACCTAAAAAAGGAAGATCTCATGTATTACGTATCATTCGTGAATTAATCGAATTTGAACCTAAAAGTAATAAAACTGATGTCGCTCAAGCATTAAAGTTTTTATCAGGAACACAAAAAAAGAAAGCTATCGTTTTTGTAATCTCCGATTTCATGTCAGATGATTATGAGCATACATTGAAAATTGCTTCTAAAAAACATGATATTACAGGCATTCGAGTATATGACATTCGAGAAGAAAAGATACCAAATATCGGAATGGTTTCTATGCTTGATGCCGAAACTGGCAAAACACAATTAATCAATACAGGCTCAAAAACAATACGCGCAAACTATGAAAAACATTATCATAGTAAAGTGAATTATTTTAAAGAAACGTTCAGCAAATCGGGGGCTGGTGTTGTAAACACCCGTGTCGATGAAAGTTATGTAACCAAATTATTAGGCTATTTTAAATCGAGATAA
- a CDS encoding DUF3298 and DUF4163 domain-containing protein translates to MKHYTFLLVTLFILSSCTRELSFKEQTFEKKSSLPCKSNCPQISIKIPIAQNVPIVSDSINKKVFSILKEIVYFGEKPFESTDYNELTTSFIGSYEEMRKKFPDDTFGWEAKIEGNVEHQSDSILNIKINHYTFTGGAHGYQGYRSLLFNPKTGKTITNNQLFKSEKDFKAFAEKEFRNKYKIPATGSINATGLMFENEKFNLPLNIFYTKEGLLLYYNSYEVASYADGPKELVLPYEKVNDYLVFK, encoded by the coding sequence ATGAAACATTACACCTTTTTACTCGTAACCCTTTTTATTTTATCAAGTTGTACTAGAGAACTTTCGTTCAAAGAACAAACATTTGAAAAGAAGTCAAGTTTGCCTTGTAAAAGTAATTGTCCACAAATTAGTATAAAAATCCCAATTGCTCAAAATGTCCCAATCGTATCAGATAGCATTAATAAAAAAGTTTTTTCTATTTTAAAAGAAATCGTTTATTTTGGAGAAAAACCTTTTGAATCAACAGACTACAATGAACTAACAACTTCCTTTATTGGTTCTTATGAAGAAATGCGTAAAAAATTCCCTGATGATACATTCGGCTGGGAAGCCAAAATTGAGGGCAATGTAGAACACCAGTCAGATAGTATTTTAAATATAAAAATAAACCATTACACCTTTACTGGTGGCGCTCACGGTTATCAAGGATATCGTTCTTTATTGTTTAATCCTAAAACTGGAAAGACAATTACAAACAATCAATTATTTAAAAGCGAAAAAGACTTTAAGGCTTTCGCCGAAAAAGAATTCAGAAACAAATATAAAATTCCTGCCACTGGAAGTATCAATGCAACGGGTTTAATGTTTGAGAATGAAAAATTTAATCTGCCTTTGAATATTTTTTATACAAAAGAAGGATTACTACTTTATTATAACTCCTATGAAGTTGCTTCATATGCCGATGGCCCAAAAGAATTAGTACTACCTTATGAAAAGGTAAATGACTATTTAGTTTTTAAATAA
- a CDS encoding glutamate dehydrogenase, which translates to MLRNTIISSLILFIFSYNSIAQSRLAHEIGIIAGPISFKSDYGQRDDYSTNVGNTGFGIGLVHFLNFSYNSRRENYFNEHFKVRSEISFNKTGLEHFGITVDGNSNDIGVIQLKAMRGRSTLANLGFQLEYSPFMKIHDFKNTLGGFSPYISAGAQFSYYNSKVSSTLGPLGNTSTTFYKYLTPSDGHQYGFSSQSGTVLSVTYGAGVHYKLAPLHDLLFEARFQYFNSDWIDGLNPNKNIYKENKSNDNQIWFNFGYVYYLDF; encoded by the coding sequence ATGTTAAGAAACACAATAATATCATCATTAATTTTGTTTATTTTCTCTTACAACTCAATTGCACAATCTAGATTAGCACATGAAATCGGTATTATTGCTGGCCCTATTTCATTTAAATCAGATTATGGACAAAGAGATGACTACTCAACTAATGTTGGGAACACTGGTTTCGGTATTGGTCTTGTTCATTTTCTAAACTTTTCATACAACTCTAGGCGTGAAAATTATTTCAATGAACACTTTAAAGTTCGTTCTGAAATTTCATTCAACAAAACTGGTTTAGAACATTTTGGAATAACCGTAGATGGTAACTCTAACGACATAGGCGTTATACAACTTAAAGCTATGCGTGGAAGATCAACTTTGGCTAATTTGGGTTTTCAATTAGAATACTCTCCATTCATGAAAATACATGATTTTAAAAATACCCTTGGAGGATTTAGTCCCTACATAAGTGCAGGTGCTCAATTTAGTTATTACAACTCAAAAGTAAGTTCAACATTAGGCCCTTTAGGGAATACTTCAACTACTTTTTACAAATACCTTACTCCTTCTGATGGACATCAATACGGATTTTCTAGTCAAAGTGGCACTGTTCTGTCTGTTACTTATGGAGCTGGAGTACACTATAAATTAGCTCCTTTACATGATTTATTATTCGAGGCAAGATTCCAATATTTCAACTCCGATTGGATTGACGGATTAAATCCTAACAAGAATATTTACAAAGAAAACAAATCCAACGACAATCAGATTTGGTTTAATTTTGGATATGTATATTATCTGGATTTTTAA
- a CDS encoding SDR family NAD(P)-dependent oxidoreductase yields MKKTVLITGATSGIGKATAQLMAKNNYKVVLCGRRIDRLTELEKELSEYTEVHILAFDVRDKKAVSESIGSLPESFSVIDILINNAGNAHGLDPIQTGDLDDWDAMIDINVKGLLYVSKAIIPQMTERKSGHIINIGSTAAKEVYPNGNVYCGTKHAVDAISQGMRIDLNPFGIRVGAIHPGMVETEFSEVRFKGDADRASNVYKGFAPLQAEDIADIIHFVVSRPYHVNIADLVVMSTAQASSTIVKRD; encoded by the coding sequence ATGAAAAAAACAGTTCTAATTACTGGAGCCACAAGTGGTATAGGTAAAGCCACTGCACAATTAATGGCAAAAAACAACTACAAAGTGGTGCTTTGCGGACGACGTATTGATCGATTGACGGAATTGGAAAAAGAGCTTTCGGAATATACTGAAGTACATATATTAGCATTTGATGTTCGTGATAAAAAAGCCGTTTCAGAGTCTATTGGTTCCTTGCCAGAATCATTTTCTGTTATCGATATCCTTATTAATAATGCAGGAAATGCTCACGGATTGGATCCAATTCAGACAGGTGATTTAGACGATTGGGATGCTATGATAGATATAAATGTAAAAGGACTTTTGTATGTTTCTAAAGCAATTATACCGCAAATGACTGAAAGGAAATCGGGGCATATTATTAATATTGGTTCAACTGCAGCCAAAGAAGTGTATCCTAATGGGAATGTGTATTGTGGTACAAAACATGCTGTTGATGCGATTAGTCAAGGAATGCGAATAGATCTAAATCCATTCGGAATTAGAGTAGGCGCAATTCATCCAGGTATGGTTGAGACTGAATTTAGCGAAGTGCGTTTTAAAGGAGATGCAGATAGGGCTTCAAATGTTTATAAAGGGTTTGCTCCTTTACAAGCAGAAGATATTGCTGATATTATTCATTTTGTGGTTTCAAGACCTTATCATGTAAATATTGCGGATTTAGTTGTTATGAGTACGGCTCAAGCTTCATCAACGATAGTAAAAAGGGACTAG
- a CDS encoding MoxR family ATPase, whose amino-acid sequence MEENTTTLDIRAINEKIERESAFIDLLTMEMNKVIVGQKHMVERLLIGLLGQGHILLEGVPGLAKTLAINTLSQAVQGSFSRIQFTPDLLPADVVGTMIYNIKQNEFSIKKGPIFANFVLADEINRAPAKVQSALLEAMQEKQVTIGDTTFKLDRPFLVLATQNPVEQEGTYQLPEAQVDRFMLKTVIDYPKMDEERLVIRQNLKGSYEKVNAVVSVDQILRAQEAVREVYMDEKIEKYILDIIFATRYPEKYKLADLKPLISFGASPRGSINLANAAKCYAFIKRRGYVIPEDVRAVVHDVLRHRVGITYEAEAENITSVDIINKIVNEIEVP is encoded by the coding sequence ATGGAAGAAAATACAACGACTTTAGACATTAGAGCGATCAATGAAAAAATTGAAAGAGAAAGTGCTTTTATAGACCTTCTCACAATGGAAATGAACAAAGTTATTGTGGGTCAGAAACATATGGTCGAACGTTTGTTAATCGGGCTTCTTGGTCAAGGCCATATTTTGTTAGAAGGAGTACCTGGATTAGCAAAGACTCTTGCGATAAATACGCTGTCACAAGCAGTGCAAGGTTCATTCAGCCGTATTCAATTTACACCTGACTTATTACCTGCCGATGTTGTTGGTACAATGATTTACAACATTAAGCAAAATGAATTTTCTATAAAAAAAGGACCAATTTTCGCTAATTTCGTTCTTGCCGATGAAATTAACCGTGCTCCAGCCAAAGTACAATCAGCACTTTTGGAGGCGATGCAAGAAAAGCAAGTAACTATTGGTGACACTACTTTTAAACTAGATCGTCCGTTTTTAGTACTAGCAACTCAAAACCCTGTTGAACAAGAAGGAACATACCAGCTTCCAGAAGCGCAAGTCGATCGTTTTATGCTTAAAACGGTAATTGATTATCCTAAAATGGATGAAGAACGTTTAGTAATTCGCCAGAATCTAAAAGGAAGTTACGAAAAGGTAAATGCTGTTGTTTCTGTAGATCAAATTTTACGTGCACAAGAAGCTGTTCGTGAAGTTTATATGGACGAAAAAATAGAGAAATACATTCTAGATATTATTTTCGCAACACGTTACCCTGAAAAATATAAATTAGCCGACTTAAAACCACTTATCAGTTTTGGAGCATCTCCACGTGGAAGTATCAACTTAGCCAATGCCGCTAAATGTTACGCTTTTATTAAACGTCGTGGCTATGTAATACCAGAAGATGTTCGTGCAGTTGTACATGATGTATTACGCCATAGAGTAGGTATTACTTACGAAGCAGAAGCAGAAAACATAACTTCCGTTGACATCATCAATAAAATTGTAAACGAAATTGAAGTACCTTAA
- a CDS encoding cystathionine gamma-synthase, whose translation MKFNTKVIHGGQHHDPSTGAVMPPVYQTSTFIQTSPGQPLGDYEYSRASNPTRSALENALASIENGTRGLAFSSGLAATDCILRSFKAGDEIIAMDDLYGGTYRMFTRIYKDSGIKFHFVDMNDIAKFKSLINENTKLVWVETPTNPLMKLADIEEIAKITKDKKILFAVDNTFATPYLQKPLDLGADIVMHSATKYLGGHSDVIAGALIVKDEALGDQLHFQQFATGATLGPMDSFLVLRGIKTLHLRVQRHCENGEKVVEFLSNHPKIATVYYPGLPSHPFHEIAKKQMKAFGGMVSFTFVSGKKEDSINFLEKLKVFTLAESLGGVESLANHPALMTHASIPADKRAEVGITDDLVRLSVGIEDAEDLIADLKQALE comes from the coding sequence ATGAAATTCAATACAAAAGTTATACATGGTGGGCAACATCATGACCCAAGTACAGGAGCAGTAATGCCTCCAGTGTATCAAACATCGACATTTATTCAAACAAGTCCAGGGCAACCTCTAGGAGATTATGAATATAGTAGAGCATCGAATCCTACTAGATCTGCTCTTGAGAATGCATTGGCAAGTATTGAAAACGGAACACGTGGATTAGCTTTTTCATCTGGATTAGCGGCCACAGATTGTATTTTGCGTTCTTTTAAGGCAGGTGATGAAATTATTGCTATGGACGATTTATATGGTGGAACATATCGTATGTTTACTCGTATTTATAAAGATTCAGGAATAAAATTCCATTTTGTGGATATGAATGATATTGCAAAATTTAAATCTTTAATAAACGAAAATACAAAGTTGGTTTGGGTAGAAACACCAACAAATCCATTAATGAAATTAGCAGACATTGAAGAAATAGCTAAAATCACTAAGGATAAAAAAATATTATTTGCAGTAGATAATACCTTTGCAACACCTTACTTACAAAAGCCTCTTGATTTAGGAGCAGATATTGTAATGCATTCTGCAACTAAATATTTAGGAGGACATTCAGATGTTATTGCAGGAGCTTTAATCGTAAAAGATGAAGCTTTGGGGGACCAATTACATTTTCAACAATTTGCTACAGGTGCAACTCTTGGGCCAATGGATAGTTTCTTGGTTTTGAGAGGTATTAAAACACTTCATTTACGTGTGCAAAGACACTGTGAGAATGGAGAAAAAGTAGTTGAATTTTTAAGTAATCATCCTAAAATAGCAACAGTTTATTATCCAGGTTTACCGAGCCATCCATTTCATGAAATTGCCAAAAAACAAATGAAAGCTTTCGGAGGAATGGTTTCATTTACTTTTGTTTCTGGTAAAAAAGAAGATTCAATTAATTTCTTAGAAAAATTGAAAGTGTTTACTCTGGCAGAATCTTTAGGTGGAGTAGAATCTTTGGCAAATCATCCTGCTTTAATGACTCATGCTTCAATTCCTGCAGATAAGAGAGCAGAAGTTGGAATCACAGATGATTTAGTTCGATTAAGTGTTGGTATCGAGGATGCAGAAGATTTAATTGCTGATTTAAAGCAAGCTTTAGAATGA
- the gdhA gene encoding NADP-specific glutamate dehydrogenase — protein MKQKINEFMALVESKNPNEPEFIQAVREFAETVIPFIAEQKKYDGKNLLLRIAEPERSIIFRVPWVDDKGEIIVNRGFRIQMNSAIGPYKGGIRFHHTVNLSVLKFLAFEQVFKNSLTTLPMGGGKGGADFDPEGKSDGEIMRFCQSFMTELCRHIGPDLDVPAGDIGVGAREIGYLFGQYKRIKNEFTGVLTGKGIAYGGSLIRPEATGYGVVYFTDQMLRTIGHEIKGKRVAISGFGNVAWGVALKINELGGKLVTISGPDGYIYDEEGISGEKIEHMVEMRASGNNRAEMYVKKYPNAQFHKGKSPWEVKVDIAIPCATQNELNEEDAKNLIANGVLCVTEAANMPCTLEAIKQFVSKKVLFAPGKAANAGGVAASGLEMTQNSIRLNWTSEEVDLRLKDIMVGIHNQCKKYGVGEDGYVNYVKGANIAGFVKVADAMLAQGVV, from the coding sequence ATGAAACAAAAAATAAATGAATTTATGGCTCTTGTAGAGTCAAAAAATCCAAACGAACCTGAATTCATTCAAGCAGTTAGAGAATTTGCTGAGACAGTAATTCCATTCATTGCTGAACAAAAAAAATACGATGGGAAGAATTTACTTCTTAGAATTGCAGAGCCAGAACGTTCTATTATTTTTAGAGTGCCATGGGTTGACGATAAAGGAGAAATTATAGTTAATAGAGGATTTAGAATTCAGATGAATTCAGCAATCGGACCATATAAAGGTGGAATTAGATTTCACCATACAGTAAATTTATCAGTTTTAAAGTTTTTGGCTTTTGAACAAGTTTTCAAAAACAGTTTGACAACACTTCCTATGGGAGGTGGAAAAGGTGGTGCTGATTTTGATCCTGAAGGAAAATCTGACGGTGAGATTATGCGTTTTTGTCAATCTTTTATGACTGAATTATGTCGTCATATCGGACCAGATCTAGACGTTCCTGCAGGAGATATTGGTGTAGGAGCTAGAGAAATTGGATACTTATTTGGTCAATACAAAAGAATCAAAAATGAGTTTACAGGAGTTTTAACTGGTAAAGGAATTGCTTACGGTGGTTCATTAATTAGACCAGAGGCTACTGGATACGGAGTTGTATATTTTACAGATCAAATGTTGCGTACTATTGGACATGAGATTAAAGGAAAAAGAGTTGCAATTTCAGGTTTCGGAAACGTTGCTTGGGGTGTGGCTTTGAAAATAAATGAATTAGGAGGAAAGTTGGTTACAATTTCTGGACCTGATGGATACATTTATGATGAAGAAGGAATTTCTGGAGAGAAAATCGAACATATGGTTGAAATGAGAGCTAGTGGAAATAACAGAGCAGAAATGTATGTTAAGAAATATCCAAATGCTCAATTCCATAAAGGAAAAAGCCCTTGGGAAGTAAAAGTTGATATTGCTATTCCTTGTGCTACTCAAAATGAATTAAACGAAGAAGATGCTAAGAATTTAATTGCAAATGGAGTTTTATGTGTTACAGAAGCCGCGAATATGCCATGCACACTTGAAGCAATAAAACAATTTGTAAGTAAGAAAGTTCTTTTTGCACCTGGAAAAGCAGCTAATGCTGGTGGAGTTGCTGCATCTGGATTAGAGATGACGCAAAACTCAATTCGTTTGAACTGGACTAGTGAAGAAGTAGATCTTAGACTAAAAGATATAATGGTAGGAATTCATAACCAATGTAAGAAATACGGTGTTGGTGAAGATGGTTACGTAAATTATGTAAAAGGTGCTAATATCGCTGGATTTGTAAAAGTAGCAGACGCTATGCTTGCTCAAGGAGTAGTGTAG
- a CDS encoding aldo/keto reductase family oxidoreductase — MSKTLLSPIIVGTMNWGVWDKNLTPNEMENLIQICLENKISTFDLADIYGSYTTEADFGKAFAGSKISREKLQLISKCGIQMIAENRKNTIKHYDYSKEYIIWSVENSLKNLKTDYLDVFLLHRPSPLMQADEIAEAVEKLRTEGKIVDFGLSNFTTSQTELIRQKIDVSYNQVQFSATNYEPMVDGSFDYMQMHGIRPMSWNPLGTIFREDNKKTRRLKKLLATLVSKYSLGSDTILLSWILSHPAKAIPIAGTVNVARIQALMKAVELQLEKEDWFAIWTESMGDDVP; from the coding sequence ATGAGCAAAACACTATTATCGCCTATAATTGTGGGCACTATGAATTGGGGAGTTTGGGATAAAAATCTAACTCCCAACGAAATGGAAAATCTTATCCAAATATGTTTAGAGAATAAAATAAGCACTTTTGATCTTGCAGATATTTATGGTTCGTATACCACTGAAGCAGACTTTGGAAAAGCATTCGCAGGAAGTAAAATTTCAAGAGAGAAATTACAACTGATTTCTAAGTGTGGAATTCAAATGATTGCCGAAAACAGAAAAAATACAATTAAGCATTACGACTATTCGAAAGAATACATCATTTGGTCTGTAGAAAATTCTTTAAAGAACCTAAAAACGGATTATTTAGATGTTTTTTTATTGCATAGACCTAGCCCCTTAATGCAAGCTGATGAAATTGCAGAAGCTGTTGAAAAGCTTAGAACAGAAGGTAAAATTGTTGATTTTGGTTTGTCAAATTTTACAACTTCACAGACTGAATTAATCCGTCAAAAAATTGATGTTAGTTATAATCAAGTACAATTTTCGGCTACAAATTACGAGCCGATGGTAGATGGTAGTTTTGATTATATGCAAATGCATGGAATTCGTCCAATGTCTTGGAATCCATTAGGTACTATTTTTAGAGAAGACAATAAAAAAACACGAAGATTAAAGAAGTTATTAGCAACATTGGTTTCTAAATATAGTTTAGGTTCAGATACTATTTTATTAAGTTGGATTTTAAGCCATCCTGCAAAAGCGATTCCTATTGCTGGAACAGTAAATGTGGCCAGAATTCAAGCGTTGATGAAAGCAGTGGAATTACAATTAGAAAAAGAAGATTGGTTTGCTATTTGGACAGAAAGTATGGGAGATGATGTGCCTTAA